Below is a window of Lodderomyces elongisporus chromosome 3, complete sequence DNA.
GTTGAAACTCCATATAATCAGTGATTGTGGGTGAAGGTTCAGAAGATTTTTGTCCCTGGAGTTGTTCTTGAAGCACCTTAATTGTGTCTTGTGATAGTTTCAAATCTTCACGTAGTCTCTTTAATTCGTCCTGCATCGAATCTTCGGCTCTTATCCAATTCTTCAACTCTGCTTTGGCATCCAGCAACTTGTCATCTGACATTAGCAATACTTGTTCGGAATCTTTCAACTTGGTACGAAGAATCCTCAGCTCTTCTTGTAAAGCCTTTACATCTTCTTGTAAATTTTCAACTTCACGTTGGCCCAATAGCAATTCATTCTccaatgtttttttatccAGTTCAGCTCGCTCAAGCTTGGATTCAAGCTTATAAATCACCTCGTCTCCTCTCTTGATTTTCTGATTCTTATCTGCAAGGtctcttttcaaattcatttCGAATTGAGTCAACTCTTCAGGACTGGACATTCCGAGATCATTAAGTGATTTCTGTAATTCTTCAACCATCTTCACTAACTGCACATTGTCCTTGTACAATCGGTCATCTTCCTTGGCATTTGCAATAAGCTCATCTTTCTCGTCCTGTAGATCAGAGATTTGCTCTTGCAATTGTCGTACCTTGAATCGAAGCTCATTGATGGAATCTGACTCGGCATTTTTATCATGGGTTTTCAACTCTTTAAGTTCTTCGTTTGCCTGATAAAGTGCATCTTTGAGCTCATCGTTGATCTTGTTTACTTTAGCATAATCTTCATCCAGTAACTTTAACTCATAGAGTACCTCATCTAGTCGCTTTTCATTGGCAACCAATCTTACTTCAAGCTCCTCTAAATCAATATCCTTTTCTGCAAGTTCGCGTCTCAATTTGTCCATCTCGTTGGTAGCATCTTGACTTTCTTTAACAGATCGCAGCGAGACCTCTGTTTGATTGAGCTTTACTTCTCTCAATTGAGCTTCCAAGTCATTTACTTCCTTTTCCAAGTTCTCCGCGTGCATTCGTTCGTGGCTCAAATCCTCATTGGCCAAGTcatatttcttttgcatTTCAACAAGTCTTTTTGAACATTGACTAATTTCAACCTCCAATGAATCAACCTGCTGCTGAAGTCTCTGTGTCTCTCTATTGCGAGCACTTTCAAAGTCATTGTTTTTACTAAACTGTAAATCGTGCAACTCGCGAGACTGTTTTTGAAGCTGGTTATTAAGTTTGTGGTTTTTCTCTTCGAGCTGTGAAATCCTTTCCCGTCCATCTTCAAGGGCTCCTACGTGCAGTTGTAGTTTCTTCGAAAGCATTTTCACTTCATGCTCTGAGTCAGCAAGACGTTCAGTAAGTACGGAATTTTCCTTGATCAAATTCCTCAACTCGGTTTCACTCTTTACATCTCGTTCAGTCGCCCGCGACTTGATAATATCATCATTTTGCTTCTGAAGTGAAATGAGCTTGGACTCTGTTTGAGAGAGTTCTTGCTGAAGTTGATGAATCTCGTCCTCGTATTTTGCCGCCTCGTGTTGCATCTGCTTTTCTAATTGCTCAACTATTCTATTATCTTCTCGGGCTTTGTTGACAATATCGTCGACTTTTTGCGCCTCATATTCTCTTGCATCTTTGAGCCTTTGATTATCTTGCTTCAACTGTGCCACTTCCTTTTGAAGCATTTTTATAGTATGGTCATTCTTTTCAGTATTAACATTTCCATTATTTGATCTCATATCATTTTCCATCATTTTCAATCGCAGTTTGAGCTCCAGATTCTCAGCATAAATATCTCTATCGTCTAATTGGATCGAGTTGAGCAACTCTTTATATTTCAAtctcaaattcaaattgtCTGCTCTAAGTGATTTGATAATCGACTCCAGCTCCTTGACCCCGAGACCagtgttttcaaaatcggtgtttctttctttgtggATCTCGCGAGCAAACGCTATTGGCAGAGCATCTTCGCGTATCGAGTGTTCTGTTTCGTCAAATGTACTCATTTCCACCGGATCTAAATGTTTGTCTTTTAATGCATGGAATAGGCTTCGTTGAGTGTTTAACTCAGGCAGGTGTGCAGCTGAATAGCTGTGAAGTACTTGAAACTTCCCACGGTTACGTTTACCAATGGGTGTAAACTGTACTGAAGTCATCTAGTTGAATATAAATGGAGAGGAAATGACGATGTTAATGAAGGGGGTAAATAAacgtagtagtagtagtagtagtagcggtagcagtagtagtagtagtgtttgtgttggtggaagtaaagaagaagaatgaaaagtaCTAGAAACTGATTTATGTCTGGATAAAAGCGCTAGAGCAAGAATTGGAGGTTCTTTTTGTGGTTTTGtttacatttttcttttttctctttcgcTTTGCACAAAATACGCGTTTCATCTCCaaaattcttttcattttcattataATTCTTTTCAAGAATATACAAATACGCTACCAAATTGAATCAGtttacaaaaataaatatattgtCTAGATCCCACTTACACTTCTTCATGTAACAGCTCGTAACAGTCTACCAATTTCAACACATCTGAAATGTGCTGGAAGTACGGCTCACCATTATCAATCAAGTTCTGACATCTAATAACAACCTCATTGTCGCTGTCCTGCACCAACCCTTGTATTTTGAAATAGTCCAACTTTTCAAGATCACGCAACAAGAGCCCACGAATGCCGGCTCGCTGGAGCTTCTCGCGCACTACTGCGGACACATTGACAAAGCATGATTTGAtatctcttttttggtaattGGTTAATAGTTCGTAGACTGTTTTCGCTGCTGATGAATCTATCGAGTTCATATTGTTCAAATCGAAAATGATATATTTGCTCATGGTTGAGTCTCTGCTGCGTTTCAGAGCCGGGTGTGCTCTTGTTGAACCGTACATCTCGACTCTTTTCAACCTCATTAAGAGATCGCTGCAGTTTGTGAAACTAAGAGGTTCTGGTATCTTTACAATCAAACAACCCTCTACTTCTTCGATCGCCTCTCTATTGATCTGTGTTTGTCTGAGATCATTAAATATATTGAGCGATGAGCCCAAGGTTGAGTTTGCTGGAACCGGTACATCTGCATCAACAAAGATGTTGGAGTTTGGTACTCTGCCCAAAATCTGAATCCTTGATTCAGCAGAGTTTTTAATCACTCTAATCAACAGGAATAGGATCCCCACAGAAATGCCACCTtcaatggaaaaaaagagagtcGTCAATACTGTCAATGCAAACGTAACCAACTCGGCCCAGCCTTTGGCTCGCCAATGGAAATACAATTCATATGGCGCCTCTTCAATCAACAGCACTCCAATAGACGCGATAACAACACTCAACATACATTCCGGAACGTAGTACAAGTATTTAAGCAAGAATTGAATGGTAAATAGAGTCGATATACCCATTATGGCACCGGAAACTGTAGTCTTTGCCGAGATTGCATTGATCTTGCTTCTACCATAACCACCAAATGCAGGGAGTGCGCCAAATAACGATGCAACTATATTGATGCTGCCCAATGCAACAAGTTCTCGATTCGACGAGATGGGCAAGTCAAAGCTTGAACCCAAAGATTTCGATGCGGTAGTCGACTCGAAAAATCCCAACATTGCACAAACAAAGCCTGAAGTGCCTACAGTTTTGAGCATCTTCGACAGACCCATTGGGTTGTATAAACTTAAACCTTGGTGGGTTTTCACTTTGCCAATAACGGCCAAGCCTGATTTGTTCCATTGGAAATATTGGCACAAGATAGTAGCCCctccaacaacaagaagaatctcgggaaataaaagaactttcttatttctagttcttttcttgatcACTTTACTGATCATGACTATTGTAAAGCCAACTGCTCCAATTGTCAAGCTTAGCGAATGGTAGTGATTGCAGTATTTGATCAAAAACCATAATTTATCAAACGGAGAATGGATATCCATCTTGGAAGGATCATCGGagatcttcttcatcaactcCTCTATGCCCAAGATGATAATCAGAGAATTGATAATCATAACAATCCCCACAGCTGAAATGAAACCTTTGAGTAAAGAAGGACTCAAGACATTGTCCAAAAAGCCAAATCTACCCAACCCAAAGCCCAATAGAGTGGCTCCGCTGACAAATGTAATGACAGAGACATATTCTAAGGGGTCcaaattttcctttttcgcATGGTGCAACAAGGGCTCTATAGCTTGTCCCACAATCAAAGATATAGGTCCCTCGGGTCCAACCACCATTTGTGGGACACTGCCAAATACCATATAGATCAAGGGAGACAATGCTAGTGAGTACAAGCCCAGAATGACCGGCACGTGAGCTAATGTGGATGCATAAGATAGTGACAATGGGAGTTGGAAAAACACCAATGTCAACCCAGCAACAAGGTCGCCAACAAAGAACTTTAAGTTGTACTCGCCTATCCAGGACAAGCAAGGTAAATAGTATGGAAGCAAGTCCTTCCACGCTAGTTCTTCTGCATTTATAGCGGAAGCAGGCGAATAGTTTTTCTGGTAGTTTATGGAACACGTTTCTTCGTCGGTTGTTTGCGAATCATAGTGCCCAGCCACATCTTTGCCCAACAACTTCAGCCGCTCAGTATTATGGACCCTAGTTCTTGATATGGGCCGCGTGCTAGGAGGTTGTGGGCTAGTGACTCTGAATGGCTTTCGACCAGGGCGAGGTGACGACGACATATTGCTGCAGTGTTATAACTTAAAAGGAAACTATATGGGGGTgttgaaaccaaaaaaaaaaaaaaaatagcaTTAAATAacataaaacaaaaaaaatataaaaaaataaaataaaataaaataaaataaaagaaagaaagaggaattTCGACAcacaaaagagagaaaaaaaaaatctaccaatatatacaaaaaagaggtggtgaaaagagaaagaaaagagaaaactaAATATATCAGACTCTGTAAACTATTAATCCATTTTTACTACACTCCAccaaattttaatttttcatttcctttttctttttcattatttttttttgttctttccgCCACCCACCATGCTTAGAAGATTCTTCTCCACATCTCGAAGCTTGAAAAATAGTTTGGTTTTCGTTGAAGGTGCTAATGGCCAAGTGAGCCCTTCAACCTTGTCGACCATCACCGCGGCCACGCAGATCGGCGAGCCCGTTACCGCAGTGGTGGTTGACCAGAACCTCGCCGAAAGTGCTTCCAAATTATCGGGAGTCAGCAAAGTGTTGAAAGCACAAGGTCCTCAATATGCCCACTACTTATCAGAGGAGATTAGTCCCTTACTACAGGAGTTGATTAAAAAACACAATTTCACccatttctttgtttccgGATCGGCAGTTGGTAAGTCGATATTGCCAAGGTTGGGAGCATTGCTCGACGTCCAGCCATTGAGTGATATTACCAAAGTGATTGACAAGCAGACATTCACCCGTCCAATCTATGCCGGTAATGCGATTGCCACAGTCAAGTCGAAGGATAGTATTATACTTGCTACAGTGAGAGCTTCTGCGTTTGCGCCGGCATCGGAGCAAGACGCCGTTAGCATTGAAGATGTGACAGAAACCCCAGAGACTGGAAACAGAACCGAGTTTGTTTCCGAGGAGTTGGTTTCATCGGAGAGACCTGAGTTGGGCTCAGCATCTACTGTCATTGCTGGTGGTCGTGGATTAAAGAATAAGGAAACGTTTGATGCCTTGGTGGAGCCTTTGGCCACCAAGTTGAATGCAGCCATTGGAGCATCTAGGGCCGCAGTCGATTCTGGATACTGTGACAACTCATTGCAAGTGGGACAAACAGGTAAGATTGTTGCACCAGATTTGTACATTGCTGTTGGTATCTCGGGTGCCATCCAACATTTGGCTGGTATGAAGGACAGTAAAGTGATTGTGGCAATCAACAAGGACCCCGAAGCACCAATCTTTAACATTGCCGATGTCGGATTAGTTGGTGACTTGAACGAGGTGGTTCCAGAATTGACAGAGAAGATCTAATgttaaataaaaagaaagggtaGGAATAGAAaggagggagagagaggacGGATGGTGAAGTAGTAAAGTTGTGTAATTAGGgtattattttcattttcatgtTCATTTTCATGTTCATTTTCTTATCCGCTTTCCACCTCTATTTGACTCTCTTGACTCTATTGGTTTATGATATTACGATGTTTGACTGATTTGAAAGTGGAGTAAATGTCGAATCAACTAGATTGTAAGATATGTCGATTTTGAGAAGCTCCCTAGTAGTTGAAATGAGTGTACTGTTTAAATAGCTTCTATGACTGACTTTATTGTTATAAAACTTGTTAGCTTGATGCGAGTGACATTAGTTGTCATAGCACGTGGCTTCTCCATTTGTAATTCTATGATATCTGTATTTTTTCTGACTTTGTTAGATGTCACATACATGAGACTTGTCCCCTTGACTACCGAATATTATACCCTTACCTCGCACGGCCTGTCGGCCATACGGAATAGCGATAATAATCAGGTCAGTGTCGGAATACCCCTATTCTAGATATAGCCGACATCGGCTATATATATGAGGGATTATTCAGTAAGAGGTTCATTGACGACGAATATAAATAGTCCTCGATGTAGACCTAGAATATAGATATTTATATAGTTTTTATAAACCGATCAAAACCATATCTATTGAATCCACCCTAATCGACGCTACTCTAAGCTAACATGGAGGTCTTCCCTCTTTAACATAATAGGCGAACAAGTCGATAGCGCAGACGTATCATTGGACCAATGACTTTCGCTACTATTACAAGCTTGTTTTTGGATGTACTCCGCGCTAGCAACAAACTACTTCAAGCACTTGcaattcattcttttttttgggttcCCCAGTGCTAGCACCAATGCAACAATGGATTGACACATTTGTGGTCCCTAGCTAGTATCAGGGATTTATCTATACCTTCACCACGCCTCGATATTGCGATTGCAAGAAATTGAGTTTAACAAGGTTCACACAACTATAGTGGTCAGTGCGAAAACTGGGCCATTGTGTGAACTATTAATTCGTGACTTGCTAACGACTAACATCCATGTGTCACCTAGGGGAATCGCCTATTTCTGTTTTGGCGCCCTCTTTGATGGTCCGAGTTGTGTCGTCCACCATGAAATTGgtcaaaattgtttttcattgATTTTTATCTGCAATATTTTTTACAATTCTCACCGCAATTCTCACGGTATATAAAATCGTTAAAACTGTCTTGCATTGGCCTGCCTGGTTATTTGACAGTCCGGAACCACGGGCAATTCGCGTTCCAGTCGAGGTCTTTCAAAGAATCACATGGGCCGTGTAAAAATGGCTTTAAAGATTTTATATATCGTGAGGACTTCGGTGAGAGctgcaaatgaaaatgcAGATAGTGTCCACGAGTTCACAAATGGATACCAGTGAGAAAGAACTTTGATCCATCTCATGGCCTTCGACATAGCCCGAGGGATCCAAGGGGGAGCCGAAGTTCCAAGGGTAATGCCCTGGAGGAGTTCATCGATGTCCGAAGTGAACAAGTCTCGGAACGAGAGATCACACAATGGTCGTTGT
It encodes the following:
- the ETF1 gene encoding Electron transfer flavoprotein alpha-subunit (BUSCO:EOG092649VG); this encodes MLRRFFSTSRSLKNSLVFVEGANGQVSPSTLSTITAATQIGEPVTAVVVDQNLAESASKLSGVSKVLKAQGPQYAHYLSEEISPLLQELIKKHNFTHFFVSGSAVGKSILPRLGALLDVQPLSDITKVIDKQTFTRPIYAGNAIATVKSKDSIILATVRASAFAPASEQDAVSIEDVTETPETGNRTEFVSEELVSSERPELGSASTVIAGGRGLKNKETFDALVEPLATKLNAAIGASRAAVDSGYCDNSLQVGQTGKIVAPDLYIAVGISGAIQHLAGMKDSKVIVAINKDPEAPIFNIADVGLVGDLNEVVPELTEKI